The following coding sequences lie in one Xanthomonas hortorum pv. pelargonii genomic window:
- the coxB gene encoding cytochrome c oxidase subunit II — MTQRSSWKSIYTKVSLAMTALLSAQGAWAQSADPKEWQLNMGRGVTQTARMAYEAHMVALWVCVVIGALVFGAMGYAIFKFRKSKGAVAAQFSHNTTAEVLWTVIPVLVLIAMAWPATAKLIAMYDTRESEMTVKVTGYQWMWKYEYLGQGVEFTSRLARESDRIRQSGERPTAASQPHYLLDVDNRLVLPVGTKIRFVITADDVIHAWWVPALGWKQDAIPGIVNEAWTNIEQPGVYRGQCAELCGKDHGFMPIVVEALPKAEFQRWLAARRSASATPAAAPAGAPAPVSAPAAVPAGEAAPAAAPVPAAAPTAAL; from the coding sequence ATGACGCAACGCAGCAGCTGGAAGTCGATATATACGAAAGTGAGCCTGGCAATGACGGCGCTGCTGAGCGCACAAGGTGCCTGGGCGCAATCGGCCGACCCGAAGGAATGGCAGCTCAACATGGGCCGCGGGGTCACGCAGACCGCGCGCATGGCCTATGAGGCGCACATGGTGGCGCTGTGGGTCTGCGTGGTGATCGGCGCGTTGGTGTTCGGTGCGATGGGCTATGCGATCTTCAAGTTCCGCAAGTCCAAGGGCGCGGTGGCTGCGCAATTCAGCCATAACACCACGGCAGAAGTGCTGTGGACGGTGATTCCGGTGCTGGTGCTTATTGCGATGGCCTGGCCGGCGACGGCCAAGCTGATCGCGATGTACGACACCCGCGAGTCGGAAATGACCGTCAAGGTCACCGGCTACCAGTGGATGTGGAAATACGAGTACCTGGGCCAGGGCGTGGAGTTCACCAGCCGGCTGGCGCGCGAATCCGATCGCATCCGCCAGAGTGGCGAGCGTCCGACCGCTGCATCGCAACCGCATTATCTGTTGGACGTGGACAACCGCCTGGTACTGCCGGTCGGCACCAAGATCCGTTTCGTGATCACCGCCGATGACGTGATTCATGCATGGTGGGTGCCAGCATTGGGCTGGAAGCAGGACGCGATCCCCGGCATCGTCAACGAGGCATGGACCAACATCGAGCAGCCGGGCGTGTATCGCGGGCAGTGCGCCGAGTTGTGCGGCAAGGATCATGGGTTTATGCCGATTGTGGTGGAGGCGTTGCCCAAGGCTGAATTCCAGCGCTGGCTGGCGGCGCGTCGCAGTGCAAGCGCAACACCTGCTGCTGCACCGGCAGGCGCACCTGCACCGGTCTCCGCACCTGCAGCGGTCCCTGCCGGTGAGGCCGCTCCCGCCGCCGCGCCTGTTCCAGCCGCCGCACCGACCGCCGCTCTTTAA
- a CDS encoding DUF2244 domain-containing protein, which produces MIEVLPLMSEGVGTQVRLRPPRALSARQFVQLFAVLAGTMWLFAGLGWWTGNAFAPVFALLHSGVVALALRQLWRSGEREEAIRVGEAVVEVFPSGHAPPAFQAHPHWVRLSMERDDRVLLISSGRQIEIGSFLGPAERVELATTLKRLLAAANGRHR; this is translated from the coding sequence ATGATCGAAGTGCTGCCGTTGATGTCCGAAGGGGTTGGGACGCAGGTGCGCTTGCGGCCTCCGCGGGCACTGTCTGCCAGGCAATTCGTACAATTGTTCGCAGTGTTGGCGGGAACGATGTGGTTGTTTGCAGGCCTGGGGTGGTGGACCGGCAATGCGTTCGCGCCGGTGTTCGCCCTGTTGCACAGTGGTGTGGTGGCGCTGGCGCTACGGCAGTTGTGGCGAAGTGGCGAGCGCGAAGAAGCGATCCGGGTGGGGGAAGCCGTTGTCGAGGTGTTTCCGTCCGGGCATGCGCCACCAGCGTTTCAGGCTCATCCGCACTGGGTGCGGTTATCCATGGAACGCGACGACAGGGTGTTGCTGATAAGCAGCGGCAGGCAGATCGAGATCGGAAGTTTTCTCGGGCCAGCCGAACGTGTGGAACTGGCAACTACGCTGAAACGCTTGCTCGCGGCCGCCAATGGCCGTCACCGATGA